The genomic stretch CGGCGGTTCCATCCGCTTCCGGCACGCAACAGTCCGCGCGCTGCTGGGTGTGCTGGAGATTTACATGACGCTGGGTTCGCTGGCCTGCCTGGTGTCGCTGTTCAATGAGAAGTCCAAGCGGCTTGGCGACATGATGGCCGGCACCTATGCCATCCGCGAGCGGGCGCCGAAGATCGCACCGCTGCAGGTGGCGGTCGCACCGCAGCTGGCGGCGTGGGCTGCCCTGGCCGACATCGGCCGGCTGCCCGACGGCCTGGCCCGCCGCATTTCCATGCTGCTGCGCCAAGGCCACGCGATGGCTCCGGCGTCCCGGCATGCGCTCGGGGTGGAGCTGGCGAACGAGGCCAGCCGTTACGTTGCTCCCCTGCCGCCGGCCGGCACCGATCCGGCCGTGTTCCTGTCCTCGCTGATTGCCGGGCGCAGGCAGCGCGAGTTCAACCGGATGCACCGTTCGCAGGAACAGGCCGCACGTCTCCGTGACCGGCTCGAAAGCCACGGCGTCACGGGCATGTAGCACGCCCCGCCCAGCCCAAAGAACCGCTGCCCGCCGGGCCCACCGCAGCGGCAGGCATGGAGCGCAAGGAGGCTCCGCCGTCGTGCATCAGAAAAGCGGGGGTCTGCGGCCGGAATGCAGCCGGCTGCGGCCCGCAGGTCCCGGGCAGGGCGGCATGCGCCGGCGGCTGCCCCGGCATGGAGGAGCCGCCCGCGGCAGTGGTGCGGCAGGTTACCGCGAGGCGTATTCCTCGAAGGTGAAGTTCCAGTCGCCGAAGCCGTCCGTGGGGGCGATGGTCTCGTTGGGCGTGCCAACCGTGTGGACGATGTCGCCCGGGCCCATGTTGGAGAACACCCAGGAGGCGGCGTCGGGGCCAAGGCCGATGCAGCCGTGGGACAGGTTGGCGACGCCGAGGTACGGCTGGGCCGACTCGGTGGCCTGGTGGATGAAGATGCCGCTGTTGGAGAGGCGGATGGCGTACTCGACGTCGACGGAGCCGTAGTCGCCGGGATCGCCCGGGTTCAGGCCAATGCTGGAGGCCTTGAACGTGGCGTGGCGCTGGAAGTCGCTGGTGAGCACCATGTAGCCGGAGGCCGACGGGAAGTTCTCGTCGCCCAGGGTGGCCGGGTAGCTCTGCACCACCTGGTCGTTGACCAGGATGTTGACGGTGTGGGCGGCGGCGTCGGCTTCCATGACCACCTTGTTGCCGATGTTTACGTTGTAGTTCTTGTTGAAGTTGCCGATCATGCCGTTGCCGAAGTCGAGGCCGAACAGCTGCATGTCCACGTTGACCTGCGTGTTGGCGGGCCAGTAGTCGGCGGCGCGGTAGCGCAGGAGGGTGTCCGAGTACCAGCGGAAGGCGCCGACCTGGCCGGTGGCGGTGGTGACCTTTATGGCGTTCTCCACAGCTTCCTTATTAAGGACCGGTTCGCTGAACGACCACTGCAGCGGCTGCGCCACGCCGACCTGGGCGTCGGCGTTGGGGTACAGCACGGCGTTGGCCTCGTGCGAGGGCGGCACCGTGGTGAAGGTGGTGACCTTGCTGCTCTCGGTTCCGCCGGCATCGACGGCCGTGACCTTGAAGGTGTACTTCATGTCGAACTTCAGCGGCGAGCCGGCAACCCACTTGGTGTCGCTGACGGACAGTTCGCCGTCGGTGACGACTCCGCTGTCGGTTTCGGACAGGATCGCGGAGACGACGGTGCCGTCGGTGACCTCGGCTGAAATCTCGCTGACGGGGTTGACGAAGTCGGCACCGTCTTCCGGGCTGACACTGACGGAGGCCGGCTTGGCGGCGGGCTTGGTGGTGGCGGGGGCCTGGGAGGGCGCGTCCGCCGAGGCTGCAGGATCACCGGGGCCGGCGGGTGCCTGGCCGACGACGGAACACGCGGCGATCGTGGCCGCCATGCCGATGGTGAGCAACGACATCAAGGTGTTCCGCCAGCCCTTGCGGGCCCCGCCGGTCACATTACCCACAGCCATGCAATCTCCCCATTCGGTGGATTTTCTCCACAAAGCTCAACAGTGGCGAATGTTACGCCAACTAGACATTTTACGCCATGATTGTTGTGCCATGTCCCGGTGTGAGTTATTGCAGCGTCACGTTTCCGTAACCAAAATGCGCCTCGCCGGGCCGCGCGGTGGGCGCCGCCCAGGGCCCTAACGCTGTGCGTACTGCTCGAAGGGAATGTTCCAGTCGCCGAAGCCGTCCGTGGGTGCGATGGTCTCGTTGGGGCTGCCCACCACGCGGACGAGGTCGCCGGTGTTCATGTTGGCGAACACCCAGCTTGCCCCTTCGGCCGACATGCCGATGCAGCCGTGCGACAGGTTGACCTGGCCCAGGTACGGGGCGGCGCTGTCTGTGGCCTGGTGGATGAACTCGCCGCTGGGTGTGAGCCGGGTGGCGTATTCGACGTCGACCTCGCCGTAGTTGGCCGGGTCGCCGGGCTTGAGGCCGATGGTGGAGGCAACGAAGTGGGCGTATCGCTGCTTGTCCGACAGCACCACGAGGTAGCCGGAGGCGGAGGGGAAGCGCTCATCACCCATGGTCACCGGGTACTGCTTCACGAGCGCGCCGTTGATGTAGATGCTGGCCTGCAGGTTGGCGGCGTCGGCCACCATCTCCACACGGTTTCCAATCTGGACGACGTTCGTCTTGTTGAAGTTGCCGATCATGCCGTTGCCGAAGTCGACGCCGAAGAGCTTCATGTCCACGGTCAGCTTGGTGTTTGCCGCCCAGAAATCCTCCGCCCGGTAGCGCAGCAGCGTGTCCGAGTACCAGCGGAAGGCGCCCTTCTGCCCGGAGGAGGCCGTGATGGAGATGGCCTTCTCCACGGCTTCCTTGTTGGCCACCGGCTCGCTGAACGTGAACTGCAGCGGCTGCGCCACCCCAACTGTGGAGTCGGCGGCCGGGAACATGGCCAGGTCGGCCTCATTCGACGCCGGCACCGTGCTGAAGGTGCTGACAGTGGTGTCGAGTTTTCCGGCCTCGTCCTGGGTGGTGACGGAGAAGGTGTAGTCGGTGGCGAACTTGAGGGGCCCGCCGCTGACCCATTTGCGTCCGCTGACGAACAGCTCGCCGTCGGTGGACTCCCCCGAGGCAGTCTCCTTCAGCACGGCGCTGTAGACGGTGGCGTTTTCAGCGAGGGCAGTCACCTCGGCCGCCGGATTGACGAAGGTGGCCCCGGTTTCCGGGACCATGGCCAGCGTCACCGGCTTCGCCGCAGGGGTGGTTGGCGGGGCCGACGCGGGTTGTGCAGCCGTGGATGAAGCCGGAGGCAGCCAGGAGTGTGCAGTTGCCGCGCCGACGCCGCCGGTGGCAATTGCCACGGCAACGACCGCGAACAACGCGATCTTCAGGCCCCGGCGGGGCTTCCTGTTCTGGTCGGGCTGGGTCATCAATTACTCCCGTAAGGTGCACTGGTCTACAAGATCGGCACGTGCGCCAAGCTGCGTTAACGTACAAATCCTACGCCCGTGACAGCCTCCGCCAGCGCATTTTTTCAGCCTCGCAGATATTGCAACTGTGCTGTTACCGAGGGTTGCGCCGCGGCCTGCTGCTTCGCAGGGACATCGCCCACGGTGCTGGAACCCAGCCTGGTCCTGCTCCTGACCGGAGACGTACTGGCCGGCGTTGTGGAACGGCGCCGAAACTGTGCACGGCAAACCGCACCCGGCAACGACCGCCGTAATCCAGCAAGAATGCCCACCATCCCCGGGGCTCACAGCCGAGCTGCTTCAGACTGCCACCATCAACCAGACTGCAAGCCCGGTTCTCCGGACTGGGGATGCGCCCCAAACTCTCGTGCCAACGGGTTCCACGCGTTCTTCTGTCCGTGGGTGACCTTCCGCATCCCAAGTCCCGAATCCCGGCTGGGCGCATCAGTGCGAAAGCATTGCCAGCGAAGGTTCAAAGAAATGTCAGTCTGACTGGATGCGGCAGGTCACTGGGTAGTCTGCAATGCGGTGCCGGCCGCCGCCCACGTGCGCCTGGTTCTGGCCAGGTGCCTGGCCACGAGCCCGTGTCGCGGACTGAGCAGATACACCACAGCGAAGGCACTGCCCTGGGCAAGCACCACCATGCCGCCCGACGCTGCATCAAGGTAGTAGCTGGCGTAGAGCCCGGCGACGGCGCACGCAGCGGAAATCGCCGGAGCAAGCAGGAGCATCATGCCAAAGCGGTCCGTGAGCAGATACGCCGTCGCCCCGGGAATGATGAGCATCGCAACCACAAGAACCACACCCACGGCCTGCAGCGCCACCACCGAAGTCAGCGCCAGCAGGCCCAGCAGGACCGCGCCAAGCAGGCGTGGGTTCAGGCCGATTGCATGGGCGTGGGTGGGGTCGAAGGCAACCAGGGTGAAGTCACGGCGCTTGAGAAGCAGGATTCCCAGCGTGAAGGCGCCAAGCACCAGGACCTGGACAAGATCTGGATCGCTGAGCCCCAGCAGGTTCCCGAAGATGATGTGG from Arthrobacter stackebrandtii encodes the following:
- a CDS encoding RDD family protein; this translates as MSAIITGEAVVLELRPASFAARSLGTAIDVFATVAVAIGLLFLLGAAPLALDSAAMGAIMIAALVVLLVVVPITVETLSRGKSLGKLVMGLRVVRDDGGSIRFRHATVRALLGVLEIYMTLGSLACLVSLFNEKSKRLGDMMAGTYAIRERAPKIAPLQVAVAPQLAAWAALADIGRLPDGLARRISMLLRQGHAMAPASRHALGVELANEASRYVAPLPPAGTDPAVFLSSLIAGRRQREFNRMHRSQEQAARLRDRLESHGVTGM
- a CDS encoding L,D-transpeptidase, whose translation is MAVGNVTGGARKGWRNTLMSLLTIGMAATIAACSVVGQAPAGPGDPAASADAPSQAPATTKPAAKPASVSVSPEDGADFVNPVSEISAEVTDGTVVSAILSETDSGVVTDGELSVSDTKWVAGSPLKFDMKYTFKVTAVDAGGTESSKVTTFTTVPPSHEANAVLYPNADAQVGVAQPLQWSFSEPVLNKEAVENAIKVTTATGQVGAFRWYSDTLLRYRAADYWPANTQVNVDMQLFGLDFGNGMIGNFNKNYNVNIGNKVVMEADAAAHTVNILVNDQVVQSYPATLGDENFPSASGYMVLTSDFQRHATFKASSIGLNPGDPGDYGSVDVEYAIRLSNSGIFIHQATESAQPYLGVANLSHGCIGLGPDAASWVFSNMGPGDIVHTVGTPNETIAPTDGFGDWNFTFEEYASR
- a CDS encoding L,D-transpeptidase; amino-acid sequence: MTQPDQNRKPRRGLKIALFAVVAVAIATGGVGAATAHSWLPPASSTAAQPASAPPTTPAAKPVTLAMVPETGATFVNPAAEVTALAENATVYSAVLKETASGESTDGELFVSGRKWVSGGPLKFATDYTFSVTTQDEAGKLDTTVSTFSTVPASNEADLAMFPAADSTVGVAQPLQFTFSEPVANKEAVEKAISITASSGQKGAFRWYSDTLLRYRAEDFWAANTKLTVDMKLFGVDFGNGMIGNFNKTNVVQIGNRVEMVADAANLQASIYINGALVKQYPVTMGDERFPSASGYLVVLSDKQRYAHFVASTIGLKPGDPANYGEVDVEYATRLTPSGEFIHQATDSAAPYLGQVNLSHGCIGMSAEGASWVFANMNTGDLVRVVGSPNETIAPTDGFGDWNIPFEQYAQR
- a CDS encoding metal ABC transporter permease, whose amino-acid sequence is MQRALAVTVVASVVCAVLSCWLVLIGWSLMGDAVSHAVLPGVVLAYIVGIPFAVGAVLFGFLAVGLIGAVRDTSRVKEDAAIGIVFTTLFALGLVLISVTPSQTDLSHIIFGNLLGLSDPDLVQVLVLGAFTLGILLLKRRDFTLVAFDPTHAHAIGLNPRLLGAVLLGLLALTSVVALQAVGVVLVVAMLIIPGATAYLLTDRFGMMLLLAPAISAACAVAGLYASYYLDAASGGMVVLAQGSAFAVVYLLSPRHGLVARHLARTRRTWAAAGTALQTTQ